CCGAGAGCCCCGCCAGCGACCGTCCCGGCGCTGGCGGTCCCGCTCGCGCCCGAACCCGGTGACGGTGCTGCGCGTGGCGCGCGCCGTCGTGGACGACCTCAAGGACGGGCTCTCCGGGAGCGGCGCCCGCACCGCGGCGCGCCGGATGCGGGTCCTGCTGGGCGTGCGGGGGCTGGCGTTGGCGGACCTGTCCGGTTCCCTGCTGTGGTCGGGCCGGCCGGGGCCCGACGAGGCCACCGGGACGCTGGTCGAGAAGGTGCTGCACACCGAGCTCCCCGGCGGCAGGCCGCCGCTGCTGGCCGTCCCGCTGCACGTCAACGACGAACTGGCCGGCGCGCTGGTGATCTCCGGCGAGGTGCGCAGGGCGACGGTGCGGGAGGCCGCGGCCTGGATCGTCGACGCGCTGGAGCGCGCCCGCCTCGAGGCCTCGGCCGATCGGGCGGCGCAGGCCGAACTGCGGGCGCTGCGGGCGGAGATCTCGCCGCACTTCGTCTACAACGCGCTCACCGTGATCGCGTCCCTGGTGCGTTCGGAGCCCGACCGGGCGCGGGAGCTGATGGTCGACTTCGCCGACTACACCCGCTACAGCCTCGCGCGGCGCGGCGACTACACGACGGTCTCCGATGAGTTCCACGCGATCGAGACCTACCTCGCCCTGCAGCGGGCCGTCCTGGGCGACCGGCTCCGGGTCCAGATCAGGGTCGCCCCCGAGGTGCTCGGCGTGGCGGTGCCCTACCTGGTCCTGCAGCCGCTGGTGGAGAACGCCATCCGGCACGGCATCGAGCCGCACTCGGGCTCGGGCCTCGTGCAGGTCTCCGGCGAGGCCGAGGGCGGCGACTGCGTGATCAGCGTGGAGGACGACGGAATGGGCATGGACCCCGCCGAGGCCAAGGCCGTCCTCGCGGGCAAGGGCAGCGCCGACAGCGTCGGCCTGGCCAACGTCGACCGCAGGCTGCGCCACGTCTACGGCCCCTGGTACGGCCTCGTCGTGGAGACCGCCGTGCGGGCCGGGACCCGGGTCGTCGTGCGAGTTCCGAGATTCCAGCCGGGAGTGATGCCGTGATGACACCGACCCCCTCAGGACTGCGCGTGCTGGCGGTCGACGACGTCCCGCTGGCGCTGGAGGAGCTGTGCCGGCTGCTGCGCGACGCACCGGAGGTCGCCGAGGTCGTCGCCGCCGACGATCCGATCAGCGCGCTCAAGAGCATCCAGGGCGACCGCTTCGACGCGGTGTTCCTGGACATCTCGATGCCCGGCCTCGACGGAATCGAGCTCGCCTCGCTGCTGGCCAAGCTCAGCGAGCCGCCGGTGATCGTGTTCGTCACCGCCCACGAGCGCCACGCCGTCACCGCCTACGGCATCGGGGCCGTCGACTACCTGCTCAAGCCGGTGCGGGCCGAGCGTCTGTCGAC
This sequence is a window from Spinactinospora alkalitolerans. Protein-coding genes within it:
- a CDS encoding sensor histidine kinase, with amino-acid sequence MRVARAVVDDLKDGLSGSGARTAARRMRVLLGVRGLALADLSGSLLWSGRPGPDEATGTLVEKVLHTELPGGRPPLLAVPLHVNDELAGALVISGEVRRATVREAAAWIVDALERARLEASADRAAQAELRALRAEISPHFVYNALTVIASLVRSEPDRARELMVDFADYTRYSLARRGDYTTVSDEFHAIETYLALQRAVLGDRLRVQIRVAPEVLGVAVPYLVLQPLVENAIRHGIEPHSGSGLVQVSGEAEGGDCVISVEDDGMGMDPAEAKAVLAGKGSADSVGLANVDRRLRHVYGPWYGLVVETAVRAGTRVVVRVPRFQPGVMP